From the genome of Zalophus californianus isolate mZalCal1 chromosome 6, mZalCal1.pri.v2, whole genome shotgun sequence, one region includes:
- the LOC118357092 gene encoding ubiquitin-conjugating enzyme E2 C — MASQNRDPAAASVAAARKGAEPSGGAARGPVGKRLQQELMTLMMSGDKGISAFPESDNLFKWVGTIHGAAGTVYEDLRYKLSLEFPSGYPYNAPTVKFLTPCYHPNVDTQGNICLDILKDKWSALYDVRTILLSIQSLLGEPNIDSPLNTHAAELWKNPTAFKKYLQETYSKQVSSQDP; from the coding sequence ATGGCCTCCCAGAACCGCGACCCAGCTGCCGCCAGCGTCGCCGCCGCCCGCAAAGGAGCCGAGCCCAGCGGGGGCGCCGCCCGGGGCCCCGTGGGCAAGAGGCTACAGCAGGAGCTGATGACCCTCATGATGTCTGGTGACAAAGGCATCTCTGCCTTCCCTGAATCCGACAACCTTTTCAAATGGGTGGGGACCATCCATGGGGCAGCAGGCACAGTTTATGAAGACCTGAGGTATAAGCTCTCGCTGGAGTTCCCCAGTGGCTACCCTTACAACGCGCCCACGGTGAAGTTCCTCACACCCTGCTACCACCCCAACGTGGACACCCAGGGAAATATCTGCCTGGACATCCTGAAGGACAAGTGGTCTGCCCTGTATGATGTCAGGACCATCCTGCTGTCCATCCAGAGCCTGCTAGGAGAACCAAACATTGATAGTCCTTTGAACACGCATGCTGCCGAGCTCTGGAAAAACCCCACAGCCTTTAAGAAGTATCTGCAAGAAACCTACTCGAAGCAGGTCTCCAGCCAAGATCCCTGA